One stretch of Salmo trutta chromosome 7, fSalTru1.1, whole genome shotgun sequence DNA includes these proteins:
- the LOC115197283 gene encoding mucin-2-like, whose protein sequence is MSGHSSATTTSPSSKITSPSYRTTSSSPVASSSSSSTPETTTTARPSPRTTSPSSRIGSRWTPRPGLKPKPGTRPIPGPRPKPGPKPKPVLKLRSSSPTGSSSTIPEANPRTGSPPATTINLSPQTISSSIQASSSSSSSTPETTTTTSPSPRTGFTSLSSRSTSTSSSPETTSVQNPEPNTTTTRPWIKPRPGLQPRPDLQPKPGPKPTPGLRTKPGPQSKPILKPRPPSPTSFNPKTSNITGTTLTPTTSLSPGIRSHSRQTMTTSQSSTTPGHSPGTTPKITNPSYKTTSSSPGANLSSSSTPTPGNTTSARPSSRITHPSSRIGSWWTRRPSLKPKPGTITIPGPRPKPGPKLKPAFKPRPPSPTSSSRPGSTPDTKTSLTPKTTSPSSRTTSSSTGISFTPSPGSLSRTKPSQSPATTTSSSSKITSSRIWTGSFSLSIITLNQTKTTTSPSSMTSFTSLSSRTPSTSISPETNSAQHPEPSSTNPRLSIKPKPGLKPKPDQKPKPGPRPIPGPRHKPGPKLKPVLKPRTAPKPWPKTTTQGQRTTSPTPSPKISSTSSQRTMTDPSPQMTASPGSRTTRPNQQTTLSSSSKNIFNTSRKTTTSPGTITTTIASLKCKTSSNQQTSINPSPKTSTTKPIPLANSDRSPTTTNPESSTPCPIPESSTPSVRELRVKTSRVSASLNGTKDTSGGPKVLQGGHPKVLLTEKDQVGSKTDRTGNQPQNPALISPGVTMAPRDCSDHMAKGERNSGVYQVTPDPKNVTIAVFCDMESHDGGWTVIQLRQDGSVNFNRTWAEYRTGFGNMRAGEFWLGNDHIHLLTRHREMVLRAELEDFNRVREYAEYRLFRVAGERLRYRLSVGGYSGTAGDALQFSKSYNHNNRFFTTPDRDYDRYPSGNCGAYYDSGWWFDACMAANLNGRYYVGKYKGVRNGIYWGTWHNISTEYYPTNDRQSFKTVRMMIRPRGYAK, encoded by the exons ATGTCGGGACACTCTTCAGCCACCACCACTAGTCCTAGCTCAAAGATTACCAGCCCAAGCTACAGGACCACTAGTTCCAGCCCTGTGGccagcagtagcagtagctcAACTCCAGAAACTACAACCACCGCTAGACCTAGCCCAAGGACCACCAGTCCAAGCTCCAGAATTGGGTCCCGGTGGACCCCCAGACCTGGCCTAAAGCCAAAACCAGGCACAAGGCCTATTCCAGGCCCCAGACCCAAACCTGGACCAAAACCAAAGCCTGTCCTGAAGCTCAGATCATCAAGTCcaactggctcctccagcaccattCCAGAGGCCAATCCCAGAACTGGTTCTCCTCCAGCCACCACCATTAACCTTAGCCCACAGACCATCAGTTCAAGCATCCAGGCCAGCTCTTCCAGCTCAAGTTCAACTCCAgaaacaacaaccaccacaaGCCCCAGCCCAAGGACTGGCTTCACTTCTCTCAGCTCAAGGTCCACTAGTACCAGCTCCAGCCCTGAGACGACATCTGTCCAAAACCCTGAACCCAACACAACAACTACCAGACCTTGGATTAAGCCCAGACCTGGCCTACAGCCCAGACCTGACCTACAGCCCAAACCAGGCCCAAAGCCTACTCCAGGCTTAAGGACTAAACCTGGACCACAATCAAAGCCCATCTTAAAGCCCAGACCACCCAGCCCAACCAGCTTCAATCCAAAGACCAGTAACATAACTGGTACAACTTTAACCCCCACCACTAGCCTCAGCCCTGGGATCAGAAGCCACAGTCGACAGACCATGACGACAAGCCAAAGTAGCACCACACCGGGCCACTCTCCAGGCACCACCCCAAAGATAACTAACCCAAGTTACAAGACCACTAGTTCCAGCCCTGGGGCCAACCTCAGCAGTAGCAGTACCCCAACTCCAGGAAATACTACCTCCGCTAGACCTAGCTCAAGGATCACCCATCCAAGCTCCAGAATTGGGTCCTGGTGGACTCGCAGACCCAGCTTAAAGCCCAAACCAGGCACAATAACTATTCCAGGACCCAGACCCAAACCTGGACCAAAGCTCAAACCTGCCTTTAAGCCCAGACCACCCAGTCCAACCAGCTCCTCCAGACCTGGCTCAACTCCAGACACCAAAACTAGCCTCACCCCAAAGACCACCAGTCCAAGCTCCAGGACTACCAGCTCCAGCACAGGGATTAGCTTTACCCCCAGTCCAGGCAGTCTCAGCAGAACCAAACCAAGTCAATCTCCTGCAACCACCACTAGCTCTAGCTCAAAGATCACCAGTTCAAGGATCTGGACAGGCTCTTTCAGCTTAAGCATCATCACACTAAACCAAACCAAAACCACCACTAGCCCCAGCTCAATGACCAGCTTCACTAGCCTCAGCTCAAGGACCCCCAGTACCAGCATCAGTCCAGAGACAAATTCTGCACAACATCCTGAACCCAGCTCAACAAACCCCAGACTTAGCATTAAGCCCAAACCTGGCCTAAAACCCAAACCAGACCAAAAGCCCAAGCCAGGCCCAAGGCCTATTCCAGGTCCAAGACATAAACCTGGACCAAAACTTAAACCTGTCCTGAAGCCCAGAACTGCTCCAAAGCCCTGGCCTAAAACCACCACCCAAGGTCAAAGGACCACTTCCCCCACACCTAGCCCCAAGATATCTAGTACCTCAAGCCAAAGGACCATGACCGACCCCAGCCCACAAATGACCGCAAGCCCTGGCTCAAGAACTACAAGACCTAACCAACAAACTACCCTCAGCTCTAGCTCAAAAAACATCTTTAACACTAGCCGGAAAACAACCACTAGCCCTGGCACAATTACCACTACTATTGCCAGTCTAAAATGTAAGACCAGCTCAAACCAACAGACTAGCATAAACCCTAGCCCCAAAACTTCTACTACTAAACCCATCCCATTGGCCAACTCTGACCGTAGTCCAACTACCACCAACCCTGAGTCCTCTACCCCCTGCCCCATACCTGAGTCTTCCACCCCCAGTGTGAGAGAACTTCGTGTGAAGACCAGCCGGGTATCTGCTAGTCTGAATGGCACAAAGGACACAAGTGGAGGGCCAAAGGTTTTACAAGGAGGGCACCCAAAGGTCCTGCTCACGGAGAAGGACCAGGTAGGCAGCAAGACTGACAGAACAGGGAACCAGCCTCAAAACCCTGCACTGATTTCACCAGGAG TTACCATGGCACCCAGAGACTGCTCTGACCACATGGCCAAGGGGGAGAGGAACAGTGGGGTCTACCAAGTGACCCCTGACCCTAAGAATGTAACCATCGCAGTGTTCTGTGACATGGAGTCTCATGACGGAGGGTGGACCGTCATTCAGCTCCGTCAGGACGGCAGTGTGAACTTCAACAGGACATGGGCTGAATACCGGACGGGCTTCGGTAACATGAGGGCTGGGGAGTTCTGGCTGGGCAATGACCACATCCACCTCCTGACCCGACACAGGGAGATGGTCCTCAGGGCGGAGCTGGAAGACTTTAACAGAGTGAGGGAGTATGCAGAGTACAGGCTCTTCCGTGTGGCTGGCGAACGGCTGCGGTACCGCCTGTCTGTGGGTGGGTACTCGGGCACGGCGGGAGATGCACTTCAATTCAGCAAGAGTTACAACCACAACAACAGGTTCTTTACGACTCCTGACAGGGACTATGACCGCTACCCTTCAGGGAACTGTGGGGCCTACTACGACTCAGGCTGGTGGTTTGATGCCTGCATGGCTGCCAATCTCAACGGGAGATATTATGTGGGAAAGTACAAAGGGGTGAGGAACGGGATCTACTGGGGTACGTGGCATAATATATCTACAGAGTACTACCCAACAAATGACAGACAATCTTTCAAGACTGTCAGAATGATGATCAGGCCGAGAGGCTATGCAAAGTGA